A stretch of the Porifericola rhodea genome encodes the following:
- the pta gene encoding phosphate acetyltransferase yields MASSIYLATSEAHCGKSLVCLGIMEMVLRKTERVGVFRPIISGKRNQRDKNIDLILRHFNLDIAYEDTFAFTRKEARELMLDGQYNKLLNRVIEKYKSLESKCDFVLCEGTDFSDESSTFDFDINVDIAKNLGCPVMILGRGDMDRELEEVISPVRLSYERFAEKECEILGIIINRVRTALAHELLLEVRNTLKDKELLVSVIPENIVLQSPTLREIAEHLEADILYGGDLMEKQAYRYSVAAMQLQNYLSHVTENCLVITPGDRGDIILSALQAHQSQNYPPISGILMTTSLLPENSIKRLLDGLPNLVPILSVEHNTYNTVAKLGTLTSYITPENHTKITISKKLFEKYVDTVSLQQKISNVKARGITPKMFQYNLVQKAKAARKHIVLPEGNDERILKAAEILIEQDIVKLTILGKPEEVKNTIARHGIRIDTDLVPIVDPAQSDYLEGFIDRYVEIRKSKGATRDNARDALVDVSYFGTMMVLEGLADGMVSGAAHTTQHTIRPAFQLIKTKPDVSIVSSVFFMALEDRVLVYGDCAINPSPNAEQLAEIAISSADTSKAFDIEPKVALLSYSSGESGKGEEVEKVRKATKLVKEKRPDLKVEGPIQYDAAVDKEVGTKKMPESEVAGNASVLIFPDLNTGNNTYKAVQRETGAIAIGPILQGLRKPVNDLSRGCTVTDIVNTVVITAIQAQKMSVPTDKD; encoded by the coding sequence ATGGCAAGTTCAATATATCTGGCTACTTCTGAAGCTCACTGCGGCAAATCTTTGGTTTGCCTGGGTATCATGGAAATGGTACTGAGAAAAACAGAAAGGGTAGGGGTATTCCGCCCCATCATTAGTGGTAAAAGAAACCAGAGGGACAAGAACATAGATCTAATACTAAGACACTTTAATCTGGATATCGCTTACGAAGATACTTTTGCCTTTACCCGAAAAGAAGCCCGCGAGCTTATGCTGGACGGACAGTATAACAAATTGCTTAACCGGGTGATTGAGAAGTACAAATCTCTGGAAAGTAAATGTGATTTTGTGCTTTGTGAGGGTACCGATTTTAGCGATGAGAGTTCTACTTTTGATTTTGATATCAATGTTGATATTGCCAAAAACCTGGGCTGCCCGGTAATGATACTAGGAAGAGGCGATATGGACCGTGAGCTAGAAGAGGTGATTAGCCCGGTTCGTTTGTCGTACGAGCGCTTTGCAGAAAAAGAATGTGAAATTCTGGGTATTATCATTAACCGGGTGCGTACTGCGCTGGCACATGAGCTGCTTCTGGAGGTACGCAATACCTTGAAAGACAAGGAGCTTCTGGTATCGGTAATACCTGAAAATATAGTACTGCAAAGCCCTACCTTGCGAGAGATTGCCGAACATCTGGAGGCTGATATTTTATATGGCGGTGATTTGATGGAAAAACAGGCCTATCGCTATTCTGTTGCGGCAATGCAGTTGCAAAATTACCTGTCTCATGTTACCGAAAATTGTCTGGTAATCACGCCCGGCGATCGTGGAGATATCATTTTAAGTGCCCTACAAGCTCATCAGTCACAGAACTATCCACCCATCAGTGGTATACTGATGACTACCAGCCTTTTACCTGAAAATTCAATAAAGCGATTGCTGGATGGTTTGCCTAATCTGGTACCGATTTTATCGGTAGAGCACAATACGTATAATACTGTAGCCAAATTAGGTACTTTAACGTCTTACATTACCCCGGAGAACCACACCAAAATCACCATTAGCAAAAAGCTTTTTGAAAAGTATGTGGATACGGTTTCTCTACAGCAGAAAATTAGTAATGTTAAGGCAAGAGGTATTACTCCCAAAATGTTTCAGTACAATCTGGTGCAGAAAGCAAAAGCTGCCAGAAAGCATATTGTATTGCCTGAGGGTAATGATGAGCGTATCTTAAAAGCTGCGGAAATACTTATAGAACAGGATATTGTAAAGCTGACTATATTAGGAAAGCCAGAAGAGGTGAAAAATACGATAGCGCGTCATGGCATTCGTATTGATACAGATTTGGTGCCTATAGTTGACCCAGCGCAGTCTGATTATCTGGAAGGTTTTATTGACCGTTATGTGGAGATCAGAAAAAGTAAAGGTGCTACACGCGATAACGCACGTGATGCACTGGTTGACGTCTCTTATTTTGGTACGATGATGGTTCTTGAAGGTCTGGCAGATGGAATGGTTTCCGGAGCAGCACATACCACCCAGCATACCATTCGTCCGGCATTTCAACTTATTAAAACCAAGCCCGATGTATCTATTGTATCTTCTGTTTTTTTTATGGCCTTAGAGGATCGGGTGTTAGTCTATGGTGACTGTGCAATAAACCCCAGCCCAAATGCGGAGCAGCTGGCCGAAATTGCTATCTCTTCTGCCGATACCAGCAAGGCTTTTGACATAGAACCAAAAGTAGCTTTGCTGTCTTACTCTTCTGGAGAGTCTGGCAAGGGCGAAGAGGTAGAGAAAGTGCGCAAGGCCACTAAATTAGTAAAAGAAAAACGACCGGATCTTAAAGTAGAAGGACCAATTCAGTATGATGCGGCGGTAGATAAAGAAGTAGGCACTAAAAAGATGCCTGAGTCTGAAGTAGCAGGCAACGCCAGCGTGCTGATCTTCCCGGATCTAAATACAGGAAACAACACTTACAAAGCGGTACAAAGAGAGACCGGGGCAATTGCTATAGGTCCAATTTTGCAAGGGCTGCGTAAGCCTGTAAATGATCTGAGCCGTGGCTGTACTGTTACAGATATTGTAAATACAGTAGTGATTACTGCTATTCAGGCACAAAAGATGAGCGTACCTACCGACAAAGACTAA
- a CDS encoding TonB-dependent receptor: MRKLYIVMWLMSISFATSAQSVSIRGIILNGHDRPIAGATLRLAKNNKITTTNDEGLFRFTNLGVKQDTLMISHVGFAPQLLALSLDTLQQALHIQLSPSLQQLDEVVVNDSYLERIRQEESLNVELVNDSFIRRNLGGSLMHSLEKIPGVSLIGIGAGQSKPLIRGLGFNRVVVIDKGIKHQGQQWGADHGLEIDQFALYKAEIIKGAASYMYGSDAMSGAINIQPKPAPEKYSLGGTVDIICKTNNQLYGTSVNLYGRHHYWFFDTRVSHQAYGDYQVPTDTVYVYDFAVDLHEQKLRNTAGKETNLHFTVGYIQDNWQSALYLSSNFSKTGFFANAHGLEPRRVDRALHDRSSRDILHPYQNARHFKMTNRSTFYEGDHMLELDLGYQRNFRQEYNHYVNHGYMPAIYPEEMAIPSDLEREFEKDIYTLNFKDYIIIAKHSLLWGINAEHQKNIINGWSFLIPSFNQTSWGAFVYDKYQWKPNLLFHAALRYDYGQIQLFPYQDWFTSEVEEEGELIAKKVSRAQELSREFNSLIWSVGLNYSENKLNLKANLGKSFRLPIAKELGANGVNYHYFSYERGDADLDPEQSYQADIGLSWQEKKWSVSVSPFFNYFSNYIYLNPTAEHDYLYGAGNQVFEYTQSKVVRYGAEVEFDWTIYRNISLEVLGEYLYARQLSGDKKGYTLPFSPPPSVVFGLNWSPDTGEAVQHTYLSIDYRYALRQNNIVPPEKKTPAYQLLNIQAGTEILFQNEPIALNLQIQNLLNTKYMKHNSFYRLIELPEPGRNFILSIKIPFTIINN; this comes from the coding sequence ATGCGCAAACTTTATATCGTGATGTGGTTAATGAGCATCTCATTTGCTACATCAGCACAGTCTGTATCTATCCGGGGGATAATTCTGAATGGGCATGATCGTCCCATAGCAGGGGCTACGCTCAGGCTAGCAAAAAATAATAAAATTACAACTACCAATGATGAGGGGCTTTTTCGCTTCACCAATCTTGGTGTTAAGCAGGATACCCTTATGATTAGCCATGTGGGTTTTGCTCCGCAGCTGCTGGCTTTGTCTTTAGACACATTGCAGCAAGCGCTACACATACAGCTATCCCCCTCTCTTCAGCAGCTAGATGAAGTAGTAGTTAATGACTCTTACCTGGAGCGAATTCGTCAGGAAGAATCACTAAACGTAGAGCTGGTTAATGATAGCTTTATCAGAAGAAACCTGGGTGGTAGTCTTATGCATTCACTGGAAAAGATACCAGGAGTGAGCCTGATAGGCATTGGTGCCGGACAGTCAAAACCTCTTATCCGGGGGCTGGGCTTTAATCGGGTAGTAGTCATTGATAAAGGGATTAAACATCAGGGCCAGCAGTGGGGGGCCGATCATGGATTAGAAATAGATCAGTTTGCCCTGTACAAGGCAGAAATTATTAAAGGAGCAGCATCATACATGTATGGTTCAGATGCTATGAGCGGAGCAATAAATATTCAACCTAAACCGGCACCAGAAAAATACTCGCTGGGTGGAACAGTAGATATCATTTGCAAAACCAACAATCAGCTATATGGTACATCTGTAAATCTCTATGGAAGACACCATTACTGGTTTTTTGACACCCGAGTATCTCATCAGGCTTATGGCGACTATCAGGTGCCTACCGATACAGTATATGTGTACGATTTTGCGGTTGATCTACATGAGCAAAAACTGCGTAATACTGCCGGTAAAGAAACCAACCTTCATTTCACTGTAGGCTATATTCAGGATAACTGGCAGTCTGCCCTATATCTAAGCAGTAACTTTAGCAAAACTGGCTTTTTTGCCAATGCTCATGGCCTGGAGCCCAGACGTGTTGACAGAGCGCTACACGATAGGTCTAGTAGAGATATCCTTCACCCCTATCAAAATGCCCGTCATTTTAAAATGACCAATCGGAGCACCTTCTATGAGGGGGATCATATGCTGGAGCTAGATCTTGGCTATCAACGGAATTTCAGGCAGGAGTACAATCATTATGTAAACCACGGTTATATGCCAGCCATTTATCCTGAAGAAATGGCTATCCCTAGCGATCTGGAAAGAGAATTTGAAAAAGACATTTACACGCTCAACTTCAAGGATTATATAATAATAGCCAAACACAGTCTTCTGTGGGGTATCAATGCTGAACATCAGAAGAATATCATTAACGGATGGAGTTTTCTAATACCTTCATTTAATCAAACTAGCTGGGGTGCTTTTGTCTATGATAAGTATCAGTGGAAACCAAACCTTCTGTTTCATGCTGCCTTAAGATACGATTATGGACAAATACAGCTGTTCCCTTACCAGGATTGGTTTACTTCTGAGGTAGAAGAAGAGGGTGAGCTTATAGCTAAAAAAGTGAGCAGAGCTCAGGAGCTTAGCCGGGAATTTAATAGCCTGATTTGGTCTGTGGGACTTAACTACAGTGAGAATAAACTCAATTTAAAGGCAAATTTAGGAAAAAGCTTTCGGCTACCAATTGCCAAAGAGCTAGGAGCCAATGGCGTAAACTATCATTATTTCAGCTATGAAAGAGGGGATGCAGACCTGGATCCAGAACAGTCATATCAGGCAGATATTGGCTTAAGCTGGCAGGAGAAGAAATGGTCAGTATCAGTCTCTCCCTTTTTCAACTATTTTTCTAATTACATCTACCTTAACCCTACGGCAGAGCATGATTATCTGTACGGTGCAGGCAATCAGGTGTTTGAGTACACCCAAAGTAAGGTAGTCCGCTACGGTGCTGAAGTTGAATTTGACTGGACCATCTACAGAAACATAAGCCTGGAAGTACTGGGCGAATACCTGTACGCACGGCAGCTTTCCGGAGATAAAAAAGGGTATACCCTTCCCTTCTCACCTCCACCCTCTGTTGTATTTGGGCTTAACTGGTCGCCAGACACTGGTGAGGCCGTGCAGCATACTTACCTCTCTATAGACTACCGCTATGCTTTACGTCAGAATAACATAGTACCCCCCGAGAAAAAAACACCAGCTTATCAGCTACTGAATATTCAGGCAGGCACTGAGATATTATTTCAAAATGAGCCAATAGCGCTCAATCTGCAGATACAGAATTTGCTCAATACTAAATATATGAAGCACAACAGTTTTTACCGGCTTATAGAACTTCCTGAACCTGGCAGAAACTTCATTTTATCCATAAAAATACCTTTCACAATTATAAACAATTAA
- a CDS encoding DUF4625 domain-containing protein, with protein sequence MLNTQENTMYKFLSGAMSRVMLLTAVLAFMVSCSEDDDPSPEAPVISNFSFGQGSDHGTGQVAYKGSDLHMEADIAADATVSSISVSIHGHDLTPAEGEEEWDFEQSFTDEKYMVKNATFHEHIDIPDNIPAGEYHITLTVTDDAGNTAETEGELEIMDLISYSDFSMDESVVRGSDIHAEFMVNAVHGVHHIVVDIHGHDLPVGEGEVEWHYENEFEDGYHGETEVEFHEHIDVPATAPAGEYHATFTIEDEEGNTTVIESHIEVSAS encoded by the coding sequence ATGCTTAACACACAAGAAAACACGATGTACAAATTTTTGTCTGGAGCAATGTCCAGAGTAATGCTATTAACTGCCGTATTGGCTTTTATGGTATCCTGTAGCGAAGACGACGATCCTAGTCCGGAAGCCCCGGTAATTTCAAATTTCTCGTTCGGACAGGGAAGTGATCATGGTACCGGACAGGTAGCTTACAAGGGTTCTGACCTACATATGGAAGCAGACATAGCTGCCGACGCAACCGTAAGCAGCATCAGTGTTTCTATTCACGGACATGACCTAACACCTGCTGAAGGTGAGGAAGAGTGGGATTTTGAACAAAGCTTTACCGACGAAAAATATATGGTGAAGAACGCTACCTTCCACGAACACATAGACATACCTGACAACATTCCTGCCGGAGAATATCATATCACTCTAACAGTTACTGATGATGCTGGAAACACCGCTGAGACCGAAGGAGAGCTGGAAATTATGGACTTGATTTCCTACAGCGATTTTTCTATGGATGAGTCAGTAGTAAGAGGCAGCGATATACATGCCGAGTTTATGGTTAATGCAGTACATGGCGTACACCACATTGTAGTGGATATCCACGGTCATGATCTACCGGTAGGCGAAGGAGAAGTAGAGTGGCATTACGAAAACGAATTTGAAGATGGCTACCATGGCGAAACTGAGGTAGAGTTTCATGAGCATATTGATGTACCTGCTACTGCTCCTGCTGGTGAGTATCATGCTACCTTTACCATAGAAGATGAAGAAGGCAATACCACAGTCATAGAGTCTCATATAGAAGTGAGCGCTTCTTAA
- a CDS encoding DUF4625 domain-containing protein, whose translation MKLAQTFALHRLLLSICLAALIIVSSCSEDDEPAPPAPTVSELEIGSGNNGIGVIGRDFHLNAEVEAGDKIEDVLIKIVQRADQEYLADWSFELSWEEFKGAKNATVHKHFDIPEDAVEGFYDFILIVNDENGSSYEETFDFEIKDPANLPVDPYLYTWYTSKNDAYLFFVNESLENPEGVTLTKGDTLKSDVTIKDVKGDGTIYLVLIKKDQNHLPETVDAIDFSKVIVYDKFEHKDQEEVDSFGNIIYDGQGGYERESPKFSIGASEDNNTPQPTPIQGDIEWENGAYYFGVIYTNSTYDMSVHHYLELNLEGF comes from the coding sequence ATGAAATTAGCACAAACATTTGCCTTGCACAGATTGCTTTTGAGCATCTGTCTGGCTGCCTTAATCATAGTTTCTTCCTGCTCAGAGGATGATGAACCAGCCCCTCCCGCCCCTACTGTCAGCGAGTTAGAAATAGGTTCTGGTAATAATGGAATTGGAGTTATTGGACGAGATTTTCATCTAAATGCTGAAGTTGAAGCCGGAGATAAAATTGAAGATGTACTGATTAAAATTGTACAGCGAGCCGACCAGGAATATTTAGCAGATTGGTCATTTGAACTGTCGTGGGAAGAATTTAAAGGAGCAAAAAATGCTACTGTTCATAAGCACTTCGATATTCCTGAAGACGCAGTAGAAGGCTTTTACGATTTTATCCTGATTGTCAATGATGAGAATGGATCCTCATACGAAGAGACCTTTGATTTTGAAATTAAAGATCCTGCTAACCTTCCGGTGGACCCATATCTATACACCTGGTATACCAGTAAAAACGACGCGTATTTGTTTTTCGTGAATGAGTCTCTGGAAAACCCCGAAGGAGTAACACTTACAAAGGGCGATACACTGAAGTCTGATGTCACAATTAAAGATGTAAAAGGTGATGGCACGATTTACCTTGTACTGATTAAAAAGGATCAGAACCACCTTCCCGAAACGGTAGATGCCATTGACTTTTCTAAGGTAATTGTTTACGATAAATTTGAACATAAAGATCAGGAAGAAGTAGACTCATTTGGCAATATTATCTACGATGGACAGGGTGGTTATGAACGTGAAAGCCCAAAGTTTAGTATTGGTGCTTCTGAAGATAATAATACTCCTCAGCCTACCCCTATACAAGGTGATATTGAATGGGAAAATGGAGCGTATTATTTCGGAGTCATTTATACCAATTCAACCTATGATATGAGTGTGCATCACTACTTAGAGCTGAATCTGGAAGGTTTCTAA
- a CDS encoding DUF4625 domain-containing protein: MKKLSNLLIYSLLSSSILLFSCEEREDIDTEYPTIDISYSDAFPRQCSSIKKGSSITFKALFRDNVQLGSYSIDIHHNFDHHSHSTEVNDCDMDAKKEANNPFLFIKNYDIPEGQQEFVAEQEIEIPADIESGDYHFMILLTDEEGWQTIKGLSIKIE; encoded by the coding sequence ATGAAAAAACTAAGTAACCTACTGATATATAGCTTATTATCCTCATCAATTTTATTATTTAGCTGTGAGGAGCGGGAAGACATTGATACAGAGTACCCAACAATTGATATCAGCTATAGTGATGCTTTCCCCCGACAGTGTAGTAGCATAAAAAAAGGAAGCAGCATAACTTTTAAAGCTCTGTTTAGAGACAATGTACAATTGGGCTCCTATAGTATAGACATTCACCATAATTTTGATCATCACTCCCACAGTACAGAAGTAAACGACTGTGATATGGATGCGAAAAAAGAAGCTAACAATCCCTTTCTATTTATCAAAAACTACGATATCCCTGAAGGGCAGCAGGAGTTTGTGGCGGAACAGGAAATTGAGATACCCGCTGATATTGAAAGTGGAGACTATCATTTTATGATTTTGCTGACTGACGAAGAAGGCTGGCAAACCATTAAGGGACTAAGTATCAAGATTGAATAA
- a CDS encoding SusC/RagA family TonB-linked outer membrane protein, which yields MQLYSVCWRCYALCTSTIKTAVFLLSFVFLILNNHSLKAESPSVWQHDVSGWVLNESGEALVGATIVEKGSSNGTVSDIDGQFRLPTNPDATLIISYMGYISQEVAVNGRATLNITLKEDATSLNEVVVTAYGTSNKRSFTGAAQKVETERLSRTVNPSFETALQGNVSGVNVYASGQPGGSSNVQIRGISSINGLSQPLYVLDGVVINTDNTSRIGGNGAVNQTNPLSTINTQDIESITVLKDAAAASLYGSRAANGVIVITTKKGKKGDTEINFNTELGYTQNLTQEKMINNQQFRELWQEGQLHQYIQNNENGEFFSVYQNTDLLMYYQNQAKSDYEAIYGTSEVNADWLDAIYRSGSLQKHNLSARGGSDKSSFFISGEYFNQEGTIIESDYRRYSGRINLENQAKDWLKLGVNLSLAKSERNSGQYDGEYAGGLNPLYMARVLPPAAPIYDPEGYQGIADLPNAIEKNANPIGVIRVGEYANHQFRVRGDVHAELRLLNSLKFKTTFGIDQQANEESLYDNKEFGAGGGTWNGVLYVAQSEVFQYTSSNLLNYNRQLAKHGFGALVGFESQVSNMSSINNSGYDILDSELLSSSSIGALWSWTGYSENYSLLSYFSNFNYNYNQKYYLAASYRRDGSSRFGKNTRWGDFWSVSGSWIASEEEFLQFDALDYLKFRASYGTNGNLPPDFYASLAFFNTDGKAYGGSSGLSYGQLANPDLSWELSNNFNIGFDAIVFKKVDITLEYFAKHTKDLLLNIPVSATTGFANQLQNYGEMKNRGWELALGYTPITSTNFSWDSRLNLTFLSNEVSRLKSDLVPSYNSQYGQDPSIIKVGESINSFYLRDYAGVNSSTGFAEYYVLENGKRTGELTTNAEEAGFGIFGDALQDMQGGFHNQLQYKQFSLDFLFTFGIGGKAYDRTAFKRDDDGYAPQFSNTQAQLNPWNPNNTEATVPIRINGNPSFSNDVSTRHLYDADYLKFRNIKLSYKLPQYRFIQGGSIYVQGDNLLLFTELDDYDPEAVADGVNFFQVPTVSSIILGLNIKL from the coding sequence ATGCAATTATATAGTGTGTGCTGGAGATGCTATGCTCTTTGCACATCAACCATAAAAACAGCAGTTTTTCTGCTCAGTTTTGTTTTTCTTATACTCAACAATCACTCATTAAAAGCTGAAAGTCCTTCAGTCTGGCAGCATGATGTCAGCGGATGGGTGCTGAACGAAAGTGGAGAAGCACTTGTCGGAGCAACAATTGTAGAAAAAGGCAGCAGCAATGGAACGGTGAGCGATATTGATGGACAGTTTCGTTTGCCTACCAATCCTGATGCTACTCTGATTATTTCCTATATGGGATACATCAGCCAGGAAGTTGCTGTAAACGGACGGGCCACACTAAATATTACTTTAAAGGAGGATGCGACCAGCCTGAATGAGGTAGTGGTTACCGCTTACGGAACATCTAACAAAAGAAGTTTTACAGGAGCTGCTCAAAAGGTAGAGACAGAAAGGCTAAGTAGAACTGTAAACCCAAGTTTTGAGACTGCTCTACAGGGTAATGTAAGTGGAGTTAACGTTTATGCCTCCGGACAGCCGGGAGGCAGCTCTAATGTTCAGATAAGAGGTATAAGCTCAATCAATGGTTTATCTCAACCTCTATATGTTTTAGATGGCGTGGTCATCAATACCGATAATACTTCCAGAATTGGAGGCAATGGCGCGGTAAACCAGACCAACCCTCTATCTACCATTAATACGCAGGATATTGAAAGTATTACTGTACTAAAAGACGCTGCAGCAGCCTCGCTCTACGGATCAAGAGCTGCTAATGGGGTCATTGTTATTACTACTAAAAAAGGTAAAAAGGGAGATACGGAAATCAATTTTAATACTGAGCTCGGATATACACAGAACCTGACTCAGGAAAAAATGATCAACAACCAGCAGTTTAGAGAACTGTGGCAGGAAGGGCAACTGCACCAGTACATCCAGAATAATGAAAATGGAGAATTTTTTAGCGTGTACCAGAATACTGACCTCCTGATGTACTACCAGAACCAGGCAAAGAGTGACTATGAAGCCATTTACGGTACTTCTGAAGTTAATGCAGACTGGCTGGACGCTATTTACCGTTCAGGTTCCCTTCAGAAGCACAACCTTTCGGCAAGAGGAGGTAGTGACAAAAGTAGCTTTTTCATTTCCGGAGAGTACTTTAACCAGGAAGGGACTATTATAGAGTCTGACTACCGAAGATATTCCGGCAGAATTAATCTGGAAAATCAGGCCAAAGACTGGCTTAAGCTGGGAGTTAATTTATCTCTGGCAAAATCTGAACGCAACAGCGGACAGTACGATGGAGAATATGCCGGAGGACTTAATCCTCTTTATATGGCTCGCGTGCTGCCTCCTGCTGCTCCAATTTACGACCCTGAGGGTTACCAAGGCATTGCAGATTTGCCTAATGCTATTGAAAAAAACGCAAACCCTATTGGTGTAATCAGGGTGGGAGAATATGCTAACCATCAGTTTAGAGTGCGAGGTGATGTGCATGCCGAACTACGATTACTGAATAGTCTGAAGTTTAAAACTACCTTTGGCATTGACCAGCAAGCTAACGAGGAGTCATTATATGACAACAAAGAGTTTGGTGCCGGAGGCGGCACCTGGAATGGCGTGTTGTATGTAGCTCAAAGTGAGGTCTTTCAGTATACCTCTTCTAACCTGCTAAACTACAACAGACAGCTAGCCAAACATGGCTTCGGTGCATTAGTGGGCTTTGAGTCACAGGTGTCCAACATGAGCTCTATCAATAATTCCGGCTATGATATTTTAGATAGTGAGCTGCTATCTTCCAGTAGTATTGGTGCCCTATGGTCGTGGACCGGCTACTCAGAAAACTATTCTCTTTTATCGTATTTCTCTAACTTCAATTACAACTATAACCAGAAGTACTATCTGGCAGCAAGCTACAGAAGAGATGGCTCTTCCAGATTTGGGAAAAATACCCGCTGGGGAGACTTCTGGTCAGTATCTGGTAGCTGGATAGCTTCAGAAGAAGAGTTTCTTCAGTTTGATGCGCTTGATTACCTGAAATTCAGAGCGAGTTATGGTACTAACGGAAACCTCCCCCCTGACTTTTATGCTTCGTTAGCCTTTTTTAATACCGATGGAAAAGCTTATGGAGGTTCTTCTGGCTTATCGTACGGTCAACTTGCCAACCCAGATCTGTCATGGGAATTAAGTAACAACTTCAATATTGGCTTTGATGCTATTGTATTTAAAAAAGTAGACATTACTCTGGAGTACTTTGCCAAACACACCAAAGACCTTTTGCTTAATATTCCTGTTTCAGCGACTACCGGTTTCGCCAATCAGTTGCAAAACTATGGAGAGATGAAAAACCGGGGGTGGGAATTAGCTCTAGGTTATACTCCCATAACCAGCACAAACTTTTCTTGGGATAGCAGACTTAACCTGACATTTTTGTCTAATGAGGTCAGCAGACTAAAATCAGATCTGGTACCTTCATACAATTCTCAATACGGTCAAGACCCCAGCATTATTAAAGTGGGTGAAAGTATCAATTCTTTCTACCTCAGAGATTATGCCGGAGTCAATAGTTCTACCGGTTTCGCGGAGTACTATGTTTTAGAAAATGGTAAAAGAACCGGCGAGTTGACTACCAATGCTGAGGAAGCAGGTTTTGGTATATTTGGGGATGCTCTTCAGGATATGCAGGGTGGTTTTCATAATCAGTTACAGTACAAGCAATTCAGTCTGGACTTCTTGTTTACTTTTGGTATAGGTGGAAAAGCATACGATCGTACTGCCTTCAAAAGAGATGATGATGGCTATGCCCCTCAATTCTCCAACACCCAGGCACAACTTAACCCCTGGAACCCCAACAATACGGAGGCTACAGTCCCCATCAGAATTAATGGTAATCCAAGCTTTTCCAATGATGTATCTACACGGCATTTGTACGATGCTGACTACTTAAAATTCAGAAATATCAAGCTGAGCTATAAACTACCCCAGTATAGATTTATACAGGGAGGATCAATATATGTGCAGGGTGATAACCTCTTGTTATTTACTGAACTGGACGACTATGACCCTGAAGCAGTAGCCGATGGAGTTAATTTTTTTCAGGTACCTACCGTATCCAGTATCATCCTCGGTCTAAACATCAAACTATAA